The following coding sequences lie in one Alloacidobacterium dinghuense genomic window:
- a CDS encoding aldehyde dehydrogenase family protein, translating into MATIALDPRLGKKSADFIAQTHRIYVDGKFVNAASGKTFPVYNPATGEVMAHVPEAESEDVDRAVRAARLAFDEGPWSRMSPSQRGRILNKLADLLEQNLEEFAELESMDNGKPISVSRAADVPLAVDLFRYMAGWSTKIMGHTFPISFPGEYLTYTLREPIGVVGQIIPWNFPLLMAAWKLGPALAAGCTVVLKLAEQTPLTGLRLAELIHEAGFPAGVVNVLTGYGEGAGAPLAAHDLVDKVAFTGSTEVGRLIVHAAAGSLKKVTLELGGKSPAIIFPDADLERAIPGTASAIFFNHGQCCCAGSRLFAHESIFDRVVEGVSDIASKIRVGSGLDPNTQMGPLVSEEQFQKVTGYIESGISEGAKAAAGGKKAADKGYFVQPTVLTKTNPEMKVIREEIFGPVVCAIPYKDADLDRIAKEANDTPYGLAASIWTRDISTANKMAKRIRSGTVWINCHNVFDAALPFGGYKQSGWGREMGAEVLNNYTEVKAVTTAL; encoded by the coding sequence ATGGCAACTATCGCCCTTGATCCTCGTCTCGGCAAGAAGTCTGCCGACTTCATTGCCCAGACGCATCGCATCTACGTCGATGGCAAATTTGTGAACGCCGCATCCGGCAAAACTTTTCCTGTTTATAACCCGGCGACCGGTGAAGTAATGGCGCATGTGCCGGAAGCAGAATCCGAAGATGTGGACCGCGCCGTGCGCGCAGCGCGCCTGGCGTTCGATGAGGGCCCATGGTCGAGGATGTCTCCGTCACAGCGCGGGCGCATCCTCAATAAACTCGCCGATCTGCTGGAGCAGAATCTGGAAGAGTTCGCCGAGTTGGAATCAATGGACAATGGCAAGCCGATTTCAGTGTCACGTGCTGCCGATGTGCCGCTCGCTGTTGATCTCTTTCGCTATATGGCAGGATGGTCGACGAAGATCATGGGCCATACCTTTCCGATTTCATTCCCTGGCGAATATCTGACCTACACGTTGCGTGAGCCGATCGGCGTGGTCGGTCAGATTATTCCATGGAATTTCCCTTTGTTGATGGCAGCGTGGAAACTGGGTCCGGCTCTCGCTGCGGGATGCACGGTTGTGCTCAAACTCGCGGAGCAGACGCCGCTCACCGGATTGCGTCTGGCAGAGTTGATTCACGAAGCCGGATTCCCTGCCGGTGTTGTGAACGTGTTGACCGGTTACGGTGAAGGCGCTGGTGCTCCACTCGCCGCGCATGATCTGGTGGATAAGGTAGCTTTCACGGGCTCGACCGAAGTGGGCCGGTTGATCGTTCATGCTGCCGCCGGAAGCCTGAAGAAGGTCACGCTGGAGCTTGGAGGCAAGTCGCCGGCGATCATCTTCCCCGATGCGGATCTGGAGCGCGCCATTCCCGGGACGGCCTCGGCGATTTTCTTCAATCACGGACAGTGCTGCTGCGCTGGGTCGCGGCTCTTTGCGCACGAGAGCATCTTCGATCGCGTGGTCGAAGGCGTCTCCGACATCGCATCGAAGATCCGCGTCGGCAGTGGGCTCGATCCAAATACCCAGATGGGGCCGCTCGTCTCTGAAGAGCAATTCCAGAAGGTCACAGGCTATATCGAATCAGGTATTAGCGAGGGTGCGAAAGCCGCAGCTGGCGGCAAGAAGGCGGCCGACAAGGGCTACTTTGTCCAGCCGACAGTACTGACGAAGACGAATCCGGAGATGAAAGTCATTCGCGAAGAAATCTTTGGACCGGTGGTTTGCGCGATTCCTTACAAGGACGCCGATCTGGACCGCATTGCCAAGGAAGCCAACGATACGCCGTACGGTCTGGCTGCCAGCATCTGGACCCGGGATATCTCAACCGCGAATAAGATGGCCAAGCGCATCCGTTCGGGCACGGTCTGGATCAACTGCCACAACGTCTTCGACGCTGCGCTGCCCTTCGGTGGATACAAGCAATCCGGCTGGGGCCGCGAAATGGGTGCCGAGGTACTGAACAATTACACCGAAGTGAAGGCTGTGACTACGGCACTCTAA
- a CDS encoding TonB-dependent receptor, with product MPLRYMTGCTSLLLLWLLFGLLLTHCESQQQQLYSGTVVDEQGAGISHAEIATLSGSILGTTADDGAFSFQDDLHGAITVKVTALSFDPDTVTLSPGSHARVVLQRLQQSVEVTAYRSPLDTLDSPASTRIVGQQQLREAATPALDGKLRQVPGLELFRRSSSLVANPTSQGISLRGLGSTAASRTLVVSDEVPLNDPYGGWIHWEEMPELAIQSVEVVRGGASDLYGSSAIGGVINVMPVKPERDIFALTTGYGSESTTSNGILGSLKRGPWAGLLAAGIVSTDGYTLVAPDLRGPIDQPSNVHAQNGVIDLERTIRNSSRVFLRGSVLNEARDNGTPLQKNGTRLWRYSGGTDWSQLTLRLYGSTEHYRQTFSSIASNRASETLTRYAEDPADELGAVAHWRQPVGAKAVIIAGADTHDVRASDDEVLFTGAGGYQNTAARQRQTGVYGEALATPGKWTLSASGRVDHFSNFDAEQWTQKGARTLPSFSETVFNPRLGISRRITTNVALNASGFRAYRAPTENELYRTGQVGQQTTLPNPNLRSERATGWETGFQTNIPRWQSMLRASYFWTRVNRPITALTLATTPTSTLLMRENLGQIESRGVSVDFESHPFSWAAITGGYQYANATVTSYTQQPQLVGNWIPQVARNMATTQVRVSNARIGALSLQARISGRQYDDDANQYLLHSYFRLDAYGSRAIGHHVEVFAAGENLFDRAIEVGKTPILTLGTPRVARFGLRLRFGE from the coding sequence ATGCCGCTTCGATACATGACGGGATGCACCTCGCTACTGCTTTTATGGTTACTGTTTGGTTTGTTGCTGACTCACTGTGAGAGCCAGCAACAGCAACTCTATTCCGGTACGGTTGTGGACGAACAGGGCGCAGGCATTTCGCATGCAGAGATTGCCACGCTTAGTGGCTCGATCCTGGGCACAACTGCGGACGACGGAGCCTTCAGCTTTCAGGACGACTTGCATGGAGCGATCACCGTTAAGGTAACTGCCCTTTCATTTGACCCTGACACAGTTACACTTTCGCCGGGATCGCATGCGCGCGTCGTATTGCAGCGGTTGCAGCAGAGCGTCGAAGTGACCGCATACCGCTCACCGCTCGACACCCTGGACAGTCCAGCCAGCACGCGCATCGTTGGTCAGCAGCAACTGCGTGAGGCCGCAACACCCGCACTCGATGGCAAATTGCGTCAGGTCCCGGGACTGGAACTATTTCGACGTTCAAGTTCACTCGTGGCAAATCCAACGTCACAAGGCATATCCCTTCGCGGATTAGGATCGACAGCGGCGAGCCGTACGCTCGTTGTTTCCGACGAAGTACCACTCAATGATCCATATGGTGGATGGATTCACTGGGAAGAGATGCCCGAACTCGCCATCCAGTCGGTGGAGGTCGTGCGCGGAGGAGCGTCCGATCTCTACGGGTCGAGTGCAATTGGCGGTGTCATCAACGTCATGCCGGTCAAGCCGGAGCGCGACATTTTTGCGCTGACTACAGGCTATGGTTCTGAAAGCACGACCAGCAATGGCATCCTCGGATCACTGAAACGTGGGCCGTGGGCAGGGCTACTCGCCGCAGGCATTGTAAGTACAGACGGATACACGCTCGTTGCTCCGGACCTGCGCGGACCGATTGATCAGCCGAGCAACGTGCATGCCCAGAATGGGGTAATCGATCTTGAGCGAACAATTCGTAACAGTAGCCGTGTCTTTCTACGCGGCAGCGTATTGAACGAGGCTCGCGACAACGGTACTCCCTTGCAGAAGAACGGCACGCGGCTCTGGCGCTATTCGGGAGGCACCGACTGGTCGCAGCTTACACTTCGCCTCTACGGCAGTACCGAGCACTATCGGCAGACGTTTTCGTCCATTGCTTCAAACCGGGCGTCTGAAACCCTGACCCGCTATGCAGAGGACCCGGCCGACGAATTGGGAGCGGTCGCGCATTGGCGGCAGCCGGTCGGGGCAAAGGCTGTGATCATCGCCGGCGCCGACACCCACGATGTGCGCGCGTCGGACGACGAGGTGCTTTTCACCGGAGCTGGTGGTTACCAAAACACAGCGGCGCGTCAGCGTCAGACCGGAGTCTATGGCGAAGCGCTGGCTACACCGGGCAAGTGGACGCTCAGCGCATCTGGCCGCGTCGATCATTTCTCGAATTTCGATGCCGAACAATGGACGCAGAAAGGCGCGCGCACTCTCCCATCGTTCAGCGAGACAGTGTTTAATCCGCGGCTGGGAATTTCACGACGGATCACCACGAACGTTGCCCTCAATGCGTCGGGCTTCCGCGCCTACCGTGCGCCGACAGAGAATGAACTGTACCGCACCGGCCAGGTTGGCCAGCAGACTACACTGCCCAACCCCAATCTTCGTTCAGAACGTGCGACAGGTTGGGAGACTGGATTTCAGACAAACATTCCACGCTGGCAATCGATGCTCCGTGCGAGCTACTTTTGGACGCGAGTAAACCGGCCCATTACAGCCCTTACGCTTGCTACCACCCCCACATCCACCTTGCTGATGCGCGAGAATCTGGGCCAGATCGAGAGCCGCGGTGTTTCCGTCGACTTCGAGTCGCACCCATTTTCATGGGCGGCTATCACGGGCGGCTATCAATATGCGAATGCCACAGTAACCAGCTATACACAGCAGCCGCAGCTCGTCGGCAACTGGATTCCACAGGTAGCCCGCAACATGGCAACGACACAGGTGCGCGTCAGCAATGCGCGTATCGGGGCCCTCAGTCTCCAGGCCCGCATCAGCGGACGGCAATACGACGACGATGCGAACCAATACCTGCTGCACAGCTATTTCCGGCTAGATGCTTACGGTTCGCGTGCGATCGGGCATCACGTGGAGGTCTTTGCGGCTGGAGAAAATCTCTTCGACCGTGCTATCGAAGTGGGCAAGACGCCGATTCTCACCTTGGGAACGCCGCGCGTCGCGCGCTTTGGTTTGCGCCTGCGCTTCGGCGAGTAA
- the folK gene encoding 2-amino-4-hydroxy-6-hydroxymethyldihydropteridine diphosphokinase has protein sequence MTSAETHTAYIGLGSNLRSPAGTPAETIEAAIRELERIGKVTARSSLYETAPVGLTEQPSFINAVVSFRTSDQPDNFLEKLLAIERSFGRDRKTSTPKGPRTLDLDLLLVDELVVNTPSLSLPHPALADRRFVLAPLAEICPELQHPVLNKSMRDLLAALPNDGANSIDRVRILPPHP, from the coding sequence ATGACTTCGGCAGAAACACATACGGCCTACATCGGCCTTGGCTCGAATCTTCGCTCACCTGCGGGAACGCCGGCTGAGACGATCGAAGCGGCAATCCGTGAGCTTGAACGTATTGGCAAGGTGACGGCGCGCTCGTCGCTGTATGAAACTGCACCGGTTGGACTTACGGAACAGCCATCATTTATCAATGCAGTGGTTTCCTTCAGAACCTCTGATCAGCCCGACAATTTTCTCGAAAAGCTCCTCGCGATCGAACGCAGTTTCGGACGTGATCGCAAAACCAGCACGCCGAAAGGTCCACGGACACTTGATCTCGATCTGTTGCTGGTGGATGAACTGGTCGTTAACACGCCAAGTCTTTCCTTGCCGCATCCGGCGCTTGCTGATCGCCGCTTTGTCCTCGCTCCGCTGGCTGAGATTTGCCCGGAATTGCAACATCCTGTTCTTAACAAAAGCATGCGCGACCTTCTGGCAGCATTGCCTAATGATGGAGCGAATAGTATCGACCGTGTGCGGATTCTGCCCCCACATCCGTAA
- the nadD gene encoding nicotinate (nicotinamide) nucleotide adenylyltransferase, whose protein sequence is MRIAFFGGTFDPPHRGHLAIAKAAADGLRLDLVLFAPVGNQPLKHDSSAASFEDRLEMVRLAIAGDLRFQLSTIDAPRRDDCPNYTVDTIGLLRASLEPEDHLFCLVGADSFLSLPRWYHAAELLVACDFIIAGRPGFDFENAGKALPRGVRLCGDPLHEVGLTVLHVAGEADRTSTLYFLPDLREEISATELRAALADHLVDDSELPQPVADYIRAHQLYR, encoded by the coding sequence ATGCGCATCGCTTTCTTTGGCGGCACCTTTGACCCTCCGCATCGTGGACACCTCGCAATAGCCAAAGCTGCTGCGGACGGACTTCGCCTCGATCTCGTGCTCTTCGCGCCGGTTGGTAACCAGCCGCTCAAGCACGACTCATCCGCCGCGAGCTTTGAGGACCGCCTCGAAATGGTGAGGCTGGCGATCGCTGGCGATTTACGTTTTCAACTATCTACGATCGACGCACCGCGACGCGACGACTGCCCTAATTACACCGTCGATACCATCGGCTTGTTAAGAGCTTCGTTGGAGCCCGAAGATCACCTGTTTTGTCTAGTTGGAGCTGATTCATTCTTGAGCTTGCCACGCTGGTACCACGCAGCCGAGCTTCTGGTCGCGTGCGATTTCATCATCGCCGGGCGTCCGGGCTTTGACTTCGAGAACGCAGGCAAAGCGCTACCGCGCGGAGTGCGTCTCTGCGGAGACCCACTCCATGAAGTCGGACTTACCGTGCTTCACGTGGCAGGCGAAGCGGATCGGACTTCGACCCTCTACTTCCTGCCTGACTTGCGCGAAGAGATTTCCGCAACGGAGTTACGCGCCGCGCTGGCCGACCATCTGGTTGACGATTCTGAGTTGCCGCAACCCGTGGCGGACTATATTCGCGCGCACCAGCTTTATCGATAA
- the rsfS gene encoding ribosome silencing factor, with protein MASTETRKMVLAAAAACEDKKAEDTRVLELDPADSGFTDFFLITSAANDRQAQAIGDEIELCLKREFATYPHSVEGRKQGEWILMDYVDFVVHIFLAEKRAFYDLERLWKSARPVDLEELKEALKEKTLAARKKTASKKTVPAKRAAAQAKKKAAGARSTASEKKGSPPSRPKKK; from the coding sequence ATGGCGTCCACCGAAACCCGCAAAATGGTGCTGGCTGCCGCAGCGGCCTGCGAAGATAAGAAGGCAGAAGACACCCGCGTTCTGGAACTCGATCCCGCCGACTCAGGCTTTACCGATTTCTTCCTCATCACCAGCGCAGCCAACGATCGCCAGGCGCAGGCCATCGGTGACGAAATTGAGCTTTGCCTGAAACGAGAGTTCGCGACCTATCCGCACTCGGTCGAAGGCCGCAAGCAGGGCGAGTGGATCCTGATGGATTATGTTGATTTCGTCGTCCACATCTTCCTGGCTGAAAAGCGTGCGTTTTATGACCTAGAACGGCTATGGAAATCGGCACGGCCCGTAGATCTGGAGGAACTGAAGGAAGCGCTCAAAGAAAAGACCCTGGCGGCGAGGAAGAAAACGGCAAGCAAAAAGACCGTTCCGGCAAAGAGGGCTGCCGCGCAGGCTAAGAAAAAGGCTGCCGGCGCAAGATCGACCGCAAGCGAGAAGAAAGGCTCCCCGCCATCTCGTCCAAAGAAAAAGTGA
- a CDS encoding TonB-dependent receptor — protein sequence MRSAKVILAVLSLLPVAFLAQKAHAQNVYAAVHGTVTDASGAVVANATVEILNTSTNISSRVTTDSKGYYKFQQLQIGGPYTVTIQATNFQQFKSTGLNLNLNDDRAVDAVLQIGSGTTTVQVQAAAVQVETSDTQLKTELTTQDIDALPSISRDVSQLEKTAPGVVEAADRFGTFSANGSQTTTNSFLVDGTDINDAPLQTQGIEVNPDAISELNIIVSTLNPEFSRNSGAVLNEVTKSGTNTFHGNGFEYYRDTFLNNGDYFALPGQRPPFHQNLYGGTLGGPVLKDKLFFFLAYQGFRNRTGGTQTTPVFTSDQRGGVFGDAGALSTNPIPFNINGCVANGKNSWASCFPNGLSVSPNQFDPIAANLMNKFVPASNTIIGGIPIYSFSTANSGGGDQGVIRADYHLTQKDEIWSSAIFQSDPTMETLPFTGATLPGFAEVDAAHVKIFNASYTHVFNSSMINELRVAYFRFNFAAVEPATPVAPSTYGFQITPQNTGAQSLPLMAVGGYFTLGFSNNGPQPRKDSNLGFVDNFSKVIGAHSMKFGAHVTQYRVSNPFFFNNNGNYAFDGGGPFSSGDPAVDYLLGIPDTYAQFSGGFIDAMAYETYLYAQDNWKLSSTFTLNYGMGWDAEQPFQNSQFGGVAIACFIANGPQSKVYPTAPPGLLYPGDSGCNKAGGPTIKYTNFAPRIGFAWSPDSGPKFLIGTGHQDFAIRAGFGLYYNRDQEEGSLQNLETPPFTLNSQGAASAGLQPGFDNPFADVAARGSISNPYPFTPPKPGQPIDFVAAGYFPTFLNTFNVHNRVPVVYNFNLNVQRSLPGAMVMTLGYVGSVGHHLVTTFDNNPVTPAGHAACLADPVCVSNRAIQRLAYPSHSTDPLTIGNTGLPYYLGVGLQSTTGNSNYNSFQAQLQKAQTHGLFFNLAYTYSHGLDNASGLESSGFNGLGTNQIPGFQNLSYGDSDYDARHRFVGTYVYEVPILQSMKNNFFMNEFLGGWHVSGVTALQKGFPITILDTGGFNSLWCDAYVYFSCPDTPVTSTFKIKTLNPRSGEWFDPSTFSQEPIGTFGNVKRNFFHGPGFNYTNLGIYKNFALGSEKSRYVQIRMDSFNTFNHPNFAPPGSPGVPGANYGSAVAPRATFGKITSVIQPVNFGGSSTDPQPGRAVQLAAKIYF from the coding sequence TACGGATGCCAGTGGCGCTGTAGTTGCGAACGCAACAGTCGAGATTCTCAATACCAGTACCAACATCTCCAGCCGGGTGACGACCGATAGCAAGGGGTACTACAAGTTTCAGCAATTACAGATCGGCGGTCCCTATACGGTCACGATCCAGGCGACAAATTTCCAGCAATTCAAGTCAACAGGTCTGAACCTGAATCTAAATGATGACCGCGCGGTCGACGCGGTCCTCCAGATCGGATCGGGCACCACGACCGTCCAGGTGCAGGCCGCTGCCGTTCAGGTAGAGACCTCGGATACACAGCTGAAGACCGAGCTTACGACTCAAGACATCGACGCATTACCTTCGATTTCACGTGACGTCTCCCAGTTAGAAAAGACGGCGCCCGGTGTGGTCGAGGCTGCGGACCGTTTCGGGACATTTTCAGCAAATGGCAGCCAGACTACGACGAACTCGTTCCTGGTGGATGGAACAGACATCAATGACGCGCCGCTGCAGACCCAGGGAATCGAAGTGAATCCGGATGCGATCAGCGAACTGAACATTATCGTCAGTACATTGAATCCGGAGTTCTCGCGCAACTCGGGTGCAGTTCTCAATGAGGTAACAAAGAGCGGAACCAATACCTTCCACGGCAATGGTTTCGAGTATTACCGTGATACGTTCTTAAACAACGGCGACTATTTTGCACTTCCCGGCCAGCGTCCACCATTCCACCAGAATCTGTATGGCGGCACATTAGGCGGCCCGGTGCTCAAGGATAAGCTGTTTTTCTTCCTGGCCTATCAAGGCTTTCGCAATCGTACGGGTGGCACGCAGACTACGCCAGTCTTTACGTCAGACCAGCGTGGCGGTGTATTTGGCGATGCAGGCGCTCTGTCGACGAACCCGATCCCGTTCAACATTAATGGGTGCGTCGCTAATGGCAAGAATTCCTGGGCGAGTTGCTTCCCCAACGGACTCTCGGTTAGTCCGAATCAATTCGATCCAATCGCCGCCAACCTCATGAATAAGTTTGTACCAGCCTCGAACACTATCATCGGTGGTATCCCCATCTACAGCTTCAGCACGGCAAATTCAGGTGGCGGGGACCAAGGTGTTATTCGCGCCGACTATCATCTGACTCAGAAGGATGAAATCTGGTCTTCGGCCATCTTTCAGTCGGACCCGACAATGGAGACCTTACCGTTTACCGGAGCGACTCTTCCCGGATTCGCGGAGGTCGACGCGGCACACGTCAAGATTTTTAATGCCTCGTACACCCACGTTTTCAACAGCAGCATGATCAACGAGCTTCGTGTTGCCTATTTCCGCTTTAACTTTGCGGCGGTCGAACCGGCGACTCCGGTTGCTCCCAGCACCTATGGCTTCCAGATCACACCGCAAAACACAGGTGCACAGAGTCTGCCCCTTATGGCTGTTGGTGGCTATTTCACCCTGGGATTCAGTAACAACGGGCCTCAACCACGCAAAGATTCGAACCTTGGCTTTGTAGACAACTTCAGCAAGGTCATCGGTGCCCACAGCATGAAGTTTGGCGCTCATGTGACGCAGTATCGCGTAAGCAACCCATTCTTCTTCAACAACAATGGAAACTATGCGTTCGATGGTGGCGGTCCCTTCAGTTCCGGTGACCCGGCAGTGGACTACCTATTGGGTATTCCCGATACCTACGCTCAGTTCTCTGGCGGTTTTATCGATGCGATGGCTTATGAGACCTATCTATATGCGCAGGACAACTGGAAGTTAAGCTCGACTTTCACCCTCAACTATGGAATGGGCTGGGACGCAGAACAACCTTTTCAGAACAGCCAGTTCGGCGGCGTGGCCATAGCCTGTTTCATTGCAAACGGGCCGCAATCGAAAGTTTATCCAACCGCTCCTCCGGGGCTTCTGTATCCAGGAGATTCAGGCTGCAACAAGGCGGGCGGTCCGACTATCAAATATACGAATTTTGCTCCGCGGATTGGGTTTGCCTGGTCTCCGGATTCCGGTCCCAAATTCCTGATAGGGACAGGACATCAGGACTTTGCCATTCGAGCTGGTTTCGGGCTCTACTACAACCGGGATCAGGAAGAAGGTTCATTGCAGAACCTGGAGACGCCTCCGTTCACGCTAAACTCGCAGGGAGCCGCTTCGGCCGGGTTACAGCCGGGCTTCGATAATCCGTTTGCCGACGTGGCGGCCCGGGGATCCATTTCAAATCCATACCCGTTTACGCCGCCCAAGCCCGGCCAGCCTATTGATTTCGTTGCCGCCGGTTACTTCCCGACTTTCTTGAATACTTTCAACGTCCATAATAGAGTTCCAGTCGTTTACAACTTCAATCTGAACGTCCAGCGTTCGTTGCCGGGAGCTATGGTGATGACTCTGGGATATGTTGGCTCGGTCGGGCATCACCTGGTCACGACTTTTGATAACAATCCAGTAACGCCAGCCGGGCACGCGGCCTGTCTGGCTGACCCCGTGTGTGTCTCTAACCGCGCGATTCAGCGGCTGGCCTATCCAAGTCATTCCACGGATCCGCTCACTATCGGCAATACCGGTCTCCCGTACTACTTGGGTGTTGGTTTACAGTCCACCACCGGGAACTCAAACTACAACTCATTTCAGGCGCAATTGCAGAAGGCTCAGACTCATGGACTGTTCTTCAATCTCGCCTATACCTACTCGCATGGACTCGACAATGCTTCAGGTCTTGAAAGCTCGGGCTTTAACGGTCTGGGGACGAACCAGATCCCTGGCTTCCAAAATCTGAGCTATGGCGACTCGGATTACGATGCGCGCCATCGCTTTGTAGGCACGTATGTTTACGAAGTTCCGATCCTCCAATCGATGAAGAACAATTTCTTCATGAATGAATTTCTCGGGGGCTGGCACGTCTCCGGGGTCACCGCGTTGCAAAAGGGCTTTCCCATCACCATTCTCGATACCGGTGGCTTTAACTCACTCTGGTGCGATGCATACGTCTACTTCTCCTGCCCGGATACGCCGGTCACATCGACCTTCAAGATCAAGACGCTCAATCCGAGGTCAGGCGAATGGTTTGATCCCAGCACCTTCAGCCAAGAACCAATTGGGACATTTGGCAACGTAAAGCGCAACTTCTTCCACGGGCCAGGATTCAACTACACCAATCTCGGCATCTACAAGAATTTTGCTCTGGGATCTGAAAAGTCTCGCTACGTCCAGATTCGGATGGATTCGTTCAACACCTTCAACCACCCCAACTTCGCACCTCCAGGCTCGCCGGGCGTCCCCGGTGCTAACTATGGTTCAGCGGTCGCTCCGCGCGCCACTTTCGGGAAGATCACTTCTGTGATTCAACCCGTGAACTTTGGTGGCTCAAGCACAGACCCGCAACCTGGCCGCGCGGTGCAGCTGGCTGCAAAGATCTACTTCTGA